TGATTTACAGCGTTGCTTCGGAGGCGAGTCGCCGCTCGCCGACCGCCCTCGTGCTCCCACCGCTTTACTACGCTTACGTCCCCGAGATCCGGTACTTCCCTGGGGTGATCTCCTTGAGCGGCTCAACCTCCCTGAAGCTCTTTGAAAGATCTGCGATGAGGTTTACAGGAACAGGTTTAAACGCATCCTGATCCTGAAGGGGCACGGTGGTAACAGGCGCCCCCCTGTTCGTAAGGGAGATGCAGGAGAAGGGGAAGCGATACCTGCTCTACGCCTGGGTAGAGCCGATGGAGGGCCTTGAGGATCTGGTCAGCGAGATGAGGGAGACCGAGCCGATCGGGCATGCCTGCGAGATCGAAACCAGCTTAGCGCTCCACCTCTTCCCCGCCTCTGCAGGCTCGAGTACGTGGAAGGCCCCGCCAAGCTCGGTCCAGCATAGATCGCGAGGAACGTCAGGACAATGGCCGATTGGATCTGCTACGCCATAAAGAGCTACGTCGGTGACCTGCGAGCGGCGACAGCTGAGAAGGGCAGAGACTCTTCGGGGGTGGTCTCACGGGCTGCGAAGCTGCTCGAGGAGATAAGGAGCGACCGGTTGTACGAGAAAGTGATGGACGACTACTACAGGCGTGCTGGTAAGTAACTGATCACGCAAACACCCCATCAGCAGCTCTTCTACAGAGTAGGCTCCGGCCCCCTCTTTCCGCTATTTTTGCGCAGGTACGATCTCCCGGTTACTTTCGAGGCAGTCTTAAGGCTACCTAAAATACCCCCGTGGATTGTATCACGCTGTGCCGCGCTTTGCTGATCTCTTCGTTGAGGAGGTTCGCAGGAAGAGGAGCGAGATTCTCCGAGTTGCAGCGGGTAGCGCTGATCTAGTGTCCCGGTACAGCGAGCTCGTGAGAGGCGTGTGGGTGGAGGGTGTTGAGGCGCGGAACGAGTTTGATGGAGTTTACGCGGTGGATAGCAGCAGCGACGAGATCGAGGTAGCTGGAGGAGGAGTTATCCTCTTCACCAGGGCTGTAGCACTCGGTGCGAACGGGAGGGAGCTGAGGAAGCTTAGAGTCGATGCACTCTTCCCTAAGAGCATCCGCGACTACGAGGACTTCAAGCGTCTTCTGAGGGAGCACCTTGAGCACGAAGTCGCCCTCGAGGCGGTGGAGGAGGGCGCCGATCTTGTGCTGCTTGACGGGTCCCTCTTCGGCAGGATGAGCCACGTCGTCAGGGAGCTGAGCGTTGATGGGAGGGAGGGCTTTTTGCTCGACTACGTGGAGACGTACGGGCAACTGCTCTCGAGAGCTGTTAGAAAAGGTGTTATCATCGCGGGGGTGAGTAAGGACTCGAGGTCGACGGTTCTAAAAGAGGAGCTCCTCCTATCCGAGCTGAGGAAGTGCCTCGAAGGCTGCCCAACCGGTCTGGCGGAGAAGGTTCTCGAACTGTGGGCGAGGCTGAGGAGGAGGCCGTCGCAGGTACTCGAGGAGGTTAGGAGGCTCGTGAGGGAGGGGCTTGACCCGAGGATCTACGAGCTGTTCGAGGAGGCAAAGAGTCCAGTGCCGGACTCGAAGCTCCTACTCTTAATGAACCTGGGGCCCGGTTTCACGGTACCGATTAGACTCACTCTGGAAAGAGTTCAAATGGGCGTTATCGAGGTGGCTCTAACCGAGGAAACTCGTCTCATAGCGCTGCTAGACGCGATTTTCGAGAAAGTGTCCGACGAGCTCGGCCCCAGGTTCGCTGAAAACGTTAACAGAGTGCTCGCAGCCCTGAGGAACTACCCCGCCGTTCTCGCAAGCTACGTGATTTTCTCTAGGGGTGATGACCCCGTGAGAGTCGATATCGCCGTCAACCGCGAGGATCTTGCAGCTAGCTCTTCTCGGTTTGTCAGCAGCCCACCGGATTCCTTCATCAGAGTTCTGCGGCAGCTAGCTTTCCTCTACTCGGGGAGGACGAGCTACAACGTGCTCCTCCTTGAGGCGGACAAGAGGGTCAGAGCGACTACTGAAACGCTCGACCTATACCACAAGCTCGCTATGAAAGAGCTCGGGGAACTTATCGTGCACTCGCGCGGCGAAAGGCGATACTTCGTACCCTAACAGCTGGTCGCGGCTTTGACTACTGCTTTGGCGGCCCTCGAGCTTCTCGCTCTAGCGCTTCGATTATGCTCTCCACCTTCTTGATAGCGTACTTGACCTCATCAGGCTGGTAAACCCCCTCGTAGAAAGCTTCCTCGTGAAGGGTCTTCATCAAGTCGCTGTAAAGTGCGCGGAGATCCTCACGCCCTATCTCCCTCAGCACGCGCCTCCTCTCTGAGTGGCTTCTCGGCACCAACCCCCTTATAGAGTGCACGTACTCGTTCACAGCGATGATAAGAGCTAGGAAGGCCTTGTCAGCCGCATTACGGTAGAGCAGGTAGTCTCGCAGCTTTTCAGCGCGCTCCAGCTCCTCACGCGCGTACCCTAAGATTTCCCTCGCTGTTTCGAACACCGCACCATTTCTTACCCAGCGGGCTCTTATAACGTTAGCTCGTCCCCGCCGCTGGCCTGCTCAAGTACCTACGGTATACTCAAAGCGATGCCTACTTATTCTTCGTCCGAGGCGAAACGTGGGGTTCATCTTGCCGGCGATCAGTGAGGCATTTCTCCATTCTTCAGGCGAGAGGCTGCTCCACTTGAGGCAGGTCGGCAGGATTGTAGAAGAAGCGACGCCGGACAGCTTCATCTTCGTTACTTCCAGGCGCGAGCACCCTCCAAAGTACGAGTACGTCGTAGTTCGATCCGTCGAGCCCGTGGGTGGGGAGGAGAGGGAGGTGCTGGTGCTGTGCCAGGTGAGGGGCGTCGTATCCCGGAGCTCAGCGTACAGCTCGAAGCTCGACGTGGAGACTCTAGAGCGCATCTACCAGGCCGGGATTGACGACGCGAACCTGCTTTGCCTGGCGAGGTCTCTCGGCTTCCTGGCGGAGGAGGATGGGCGTAAGGTCGTGCTCGCCCCGCGCCGCGCCTTCTACCCGGGAAACCCAGTCTACTTGGCTCCCGACGAGCTTGTGCGCGAGTTCTTCAGCTACCAGCCCGACGAGGGCATCCACATAGGGAGGCTCGTCTCGCGCAGGACGGTGGACGTCTACCTTTCCGTCAACGGCTTCAGGAGGCACGTTGCGGTTATCGCTCAGACTGGAGCTGGCAAGTCCTACACGGTGGGCGTCATCCTGGAGGAGCTGATGAGGCTTGGCGCTACAGTCGTCGTTATCGACCCGCACGCAGACTACGTTTTCCTCAGCAGGGACCGAGACATGCGGCGGCACGAGTACTCCAACAGAGTCGTGATCTTCAGGAACCCGAGCAGCATGGGCCGCTACGACCCCAGCCAGCTCGACAACGTGAGGGAGCTGACGGTCAAGTTCAGCGAGCTCTCCCCGGAGGCTGTGGCCAGGATAGCCGATATCCCCGAGAAGTGGACGAACGTGAGGAAGGCGATCAGGAGGGCGGTCGAAGAGCTGCGGAAGCAGGGAGACTACGAGCTTGAAGACTTACTTGAAGCGCTGAAGAGGATGTCGAACGGTAAGGGCGAAGAGGCCCGAAGCGCCGAGAGGGCTTACCAGAACCTCCTGAGGCTTAGGAAGGTCAAGGTGTTCGGAGCCTACACGACCTCGGTGAAGGATGAGGTCCTCAAGCCGGGCCAGATCAGCGTGCTCGACCTCTCCGGCTTGAACGACTCGAGCCAGGACTACATTGCGAGCTGGGTGCTTGAGGAAGTATTCCGGTTGAGGCAGACGGGTGAGTTCCCGTGGCCGGTCTTCGTCGTTATTGAGGAGGCTCATCGCTTCGTGCCTGCGGCGAGCCTGGAGAGGCGCACGATGTCCTCCTCAATCATCGAGACGATCGCGTCGGAGGGGAGGAAGTTCGGCGTCTTCCTAATCCTGGTGACGCAGAGGCCGAGCAGGATCGACGCGGACGCGCTCAGCCAGTGCAACAGCCAGATTATCCTGAGGATCACGAACCCTCATGACCAGCGCGCTGTGGCGGAAGCAAGCGAGAGGCTCGGCGAGGAGCTTATGCGGGACCTGCCTGGGCTGAACGTCGGGGAAGCCATTATCGTCGGGGAGCTTACTAGAGTTCCCGTGATCATCAAGGTCAGGAGGAGGTTAACGAGGGAGGGTGGCGCAGACATCGACCTGGTTAGCGAGCTAAGGAGAGCGAGAGAGTCCCTGAACCTCGCGCCCACGTGCTACGGAGCGGGCGGCCTCCTCTCCGAGGTGTGAAGCCGTGACCGTGATCAGAGTTCTCCATACGGCGGACAACCACGTAGACCCCAAGCTGACTTTCCTCGGCCCTAAGTCTCTCGAGAGGAGAAGGGACTTCATGGATGCTTTCCGCCGCGTCGTCGAGTATGCGGTTGAGAGAAAGCCGCACCTGTTCTTGGTGTCGGGCGACCTCTTCGACTCCGTGAACCCGAGGAACCCTCCGAGGACGCAGGTGATCAGGGCGTTCAGGAGGCTCCACTCGGAGGGAGTTAGGGTCTTCCTGATAGCTGGGAACCACGACATGCCGCGAAGCGTGGAGGAGGGCATGTCTCCTCTCCACGAGGTGGAGGCTTCAGGGTACGCGAGGTTCTTCTCCTCGGTGAGCAGACCCGAGGTAGAGCACGTCAGTATTGATGGGGTCGACGTGGCCGTGGTCGGGCTCTCCTTCAACCCTGAGGTCCCTCCGGACGAGAACCCGCTCAGGTTCCTAGGTGCGAAGCTACCTGTGGAAGGGGATATCAACATCGCGATGCTTCACTACAATCTCGCGGGCGTCAAGGCCCCTGCAGCCTGGAGGGCTCCGACGATCGCTAGAGAGGATGTCCCGGACGGCTACATCTACGTGGCTCTCGGGCACGTGCACTCGCGCACGGTGATCAATCTCGGCAGTGTGATCTTCGCGTACCCTGGCAGTACGGAGAGGAGAAGCTTCAACGAGGAGGGGGATCCGGTGAAGGGCTTTCTCTGGGCGGAGCTGCCGCTCGGCGGGAAGCCCAAGGTCGAGTTCGTAGAAGTTCCCACCAGGCCCATGAGAACAGTGAGCGTGGAGCTACCCCCGGCTGTCGAGGACCCTATAGGCCACGTACTGCAGAGCGTGCCCGCCGCTGACCCCCAGCTGCTGCTCAGGCTTTCTGTGAGGGGTAGGCTGCCGCTCGCTAAGCTAGGTAGGTACAGCCGAGCAGCACTGCTGAGGCACTTGGAGAGGCTTTTCTTCTACGTGGTGATCGACGACTCCGAGCTCCGGTGCGAGATCCAGCCTGCGGGTTCCCCCTCTCTCGAGGCTAAGAGTCCGATAGAGGCTTTCCGAGAGGAGTTGGAGGAGCGCCTAAAGAGCTCTCAGTCCCAGGAGGAGAGGGAGGCCCTCACGCTCGCTCTGAAGATAGGTGTCCAGAAGCTAGAGGAAGCTGGAGGGTGGTAGCTTGGTCAAGCTGGTCAGCCTCAAGGCGGAGAACTTCCGCCGTCTCAGCTTGAAAGAGCCTCTCGAGTTTCCCGACGGCCTGGTAGTGATCCGCGGCAGGAACGAGGCCGGGAAGTCAACGATCCTCGAGGCCATCCTCTTCGGCATTTATGGTGATTTCCGCATTCCCGCTGCGCTGAGGGGCGGCCGCCAGGGGCTTGAGAGCGTTGTAAACCACAGGTCGAGCCGTGCAAGAGTCGAGGTGGTTTTCGAAGCTGGTGGTAAGCGCTACAAGGTCGAGCGGATAGTTGAGGGTGGCGCTGAAGGGGGACGCCAGGTAGATGCGAAGCTTGTAGAGCTTGATGGCGCCGGGGGGAGGTTGATCGCTACGGGAGTGACGAAGGTTAACGAGCTTGTGCAGAAACTTCTCAGGGTTTCGTGGCGAGAGATGCTGGCGACCAACGTGATCGCGCAGAAGGATCTCGAGCGTATTCTAAGGATGGATAGGAGCGACCGCGAGCGGGTGATCAACATGATGATGGGCTTCGAGAGCTACAACAAGGCTATCGAGAAGCTATCCGAAGAGGCGGGAAACTTGCAGCGCGACCTGGATTACTCGAGAGAGAATGAGAAGATGCTGGAAGAGAACATCAAGATGCTTGAGGAGAAAGCCGAGAAGCTAGCTGGGTGGAGGACCTGGCTACAGAGAATCGAGGAGAAGCTTCCTCAGCTCGAGCTCGCCCTAAGCCGTGAGAGGGCAGCTTACGAGTACCTAGTTGAGCTCGAGACGGCTCTCAGGCGCAGGCGCGAGCTCAAGCTGCGGCTCGAGTCGCTGCGCCGGGTGAGAGAGGAGCAGATCGCCAGGCTTGAGGAGGCTAGGGCGCGCTACAGCAGGGCTCTCGCAGATCTAGAGTCGCGGCAGAGGGAGGCAGTAGAGCTCGCGCCTGCCCTGGAGCATGCTGAGCGCGAGTTGAGCGAGGCTGAGAGCGAGGTTAGGCGTCTCGTCGAGCTTAGGTCGAAGGTCGAGGAGCTTTGGGACAGCTACCGCTTAGCCGAGCGCGAGCTGGAGAGTCTGAGGGGCAGGATCGCGAGCCTCAAGGAGAGAGTGGGGAGGAGGAGCTCGCTAGAGGCGGAGGTGGGGAGCGCGAGAGCTTCTCTCGCTAGTGT
This region of Thermofilum sp. genomic DNA includes:
- a CDS encoding DNA double-strand break repair nuclease NurA, whose amino-acid sequence is MPRFADLFVEEVRRKRSEILRVAAGSADLVSRYSELVRGVWVEGVEARNEFDGVYAVDSSSDEIEVAGGGVILFTRAVALGANGRELRKLRVDALFPKSIRDYEDFKRLLREHLEHEVALEAVEEGADLVLLDGSLFGRMSHVVRELSVDGREGFLLDYVETYGQLLSRAVRKGVIIAGVSKDSRSTVLKEELLLSELRKCLEGCPTGLAEKVLELWARLRRRPSQVLEEVRRLVREGLDPRIYELFEEAKSPVPDSKLLLLMNLGPGFTVPIRLTLERVQMGVIEVALTEETRLIALLDAIFEKVSDELGPRFAENVNRVLAALRNYPAVLASYVIFSRGDDPVRVDIAVNREDLAASSSRFVSSPPDSFIRVLRQLAFLYSGRTSYNVLLLEADKRVRATTETLDLYHKLAMKELGELIVHSRGERRYFVP
- a CDS encoding creatininase family protein; translated protein: MDRACVPVGSIEVHGPVLDGLVIYSVASEASRRSPTALVLPPLYYAYVPEIRYFPGVISLSGSTSLKLFERSAMRFTGTGLNAS
- a CDS encoding ATP-binding protein, which codes for MPAISEAFLHSSGERLLHLRQVGRIVEEATPDSFIFVTSRREHPPKYEYVVVRSVEPVGGEEREVLVLCQVRGVVSRSSAYSSKLDVETLERIYQAGIDDANLLCLARSLGFLAEEDGRKVVLAPRRAFYPGNPVYLAPDELVREFFSYQPDEGIHIGRLVSRRTVDVYLSVNGFRRHVAVIAQTGAGKSYTVGVILEELMRLGATVVVIDPHADYVFLSRDRDMRRHEYSNRVVIFRNPSSMGRYDPSQLDNVRELTVKFSELSPEAVARIADIPEKWTNVRKAIRRAVEELRKQGDYELEDLLEALKRMSNGKGEEARSAERAYQNLLRLRKVKVFGAYTTSVKDEVLKPGQISVLDLSGLNDSSQDYIASWVLEEVFRLRQTGEFPWPVFVVIEEAHRFVPAASLERRTMSSSIIETIASEGRKFGVFLILVTQRPSRIDADALSQCNSQIILRITNPHDQRAVAEASERLGEELMRDLPGLNVGEAIIVGELTRVPVIIKVRRRLTREGGADIDLVSELRRARESLNLAPTCYGAGGLLSEV
- a CDS encoding DNA repair exonuclease, whose amino-acid sequence is MTVIRVLHTADNHVDPKLTFLGPKSLERRRDFMDAFRRVVEYAVERKPHLFLVSGDLFDSVNPRNPPRTQVIRAFRRLHSEGVRVFLIAGNHDMPRSVEEGMSPLHEVEASGYARFFSSVSRPEVEHVSIDGVDVAVVGLSFNPEVPPDENPLRFLGAKLPVEGDINIAMLHYNLAGVKAPAAWRAPTIAREDVPDGYIYVALGHVHSRTVINLGSVIFAYPGSTERRSFNEEGDPVKGFLWAELPLGGKPKVEFVEVPTRPMRTVSVELPPAVEDPIGHVLQSVPAADPQLLLRLSVRGRLPLAKLGRYSRAALLRHLERLFFYVVIDDSELRCEIQPAGSPSLEAKSPIEAFREELEERLKSSQSQEEREALTLALKIGVQKLEEAGGW
- a CDS encoding PaREP1 family protein, encoding MFETAREILGYAREELERAEKLRDYLLYRNAADKAFLALIIAVNEYVHSIRGLVPRSHSERRRVLREIGREDLRALYSDLMKTLHEEAFYEGVYQPDEVKYAIKKVESIIEALEREARGPPKQ